The following is a genomic window from Pyricularia oryzae 70-15 chromosome 5, whole genome shotgun sequence.
GCCGCACGTGCTGGCCTCCCGGTCCTACGACTGGGTAAAGCACGCCGGCGGCGACAGGGACGGCCAGGACATTGTAGAACAGCGCCCAGCCAAAGTTTAGCTTGATGCGACGGAACACGGCCTTTGAAAGCTCCAGCAGCGTGAGAACGTTACGAAGGTCGCTCTTGACCAGCACAAACCCGGCGCTCGAGATGGCAACGTCTGATCCAGATCCGATAGCCACGCCAACGTCCGCCTGTGCCAACGCTGGTGCATCGTTTACTCCATCGCCAACCATGGCCACAATGGCTCGCCTAGTCGTAGATTCCTTCTTGTGGCCAATCTGCGCCTTGAGAGTGCTTTGAAGATATTTGATCCTGTCAGCCTTTTGTGCAGGTAGCACCTCGGCCAGAACATGCTCGACGTCAATCCCCAGTCTGTTGCCGACTGCCCGCGCTGTTGCTGCATTGTCTCCGGACAGCATGTACACCTGGATGCCTCGGGACTGAAGTGCAGCGATCACGGCTGCCGACTCGGGCCGGATCGGGTCCGAGATTGCGAGTGCGCCTCGAATCGAATATGTAGACTCTGCTATCGACTCTGGATCCACGATTTGCTTGTCCAATATTGGTTTGACAGCTGCGAGGGCAATCGAGTTGGCACCTGCTGTCCACCTGGCTAACGTCGCGTCAAGGGAAAGAGGCACGGTAGCAGAGAACTGCTCCATCAGGGCCTTGTTCCCCACAATCATTTCAAATGCCGCAGAGCCATCATTCGGTGTGAAGACTGCACGCATTCCCTTGCCAGGTATCTCCTGAAGATCCTCGACTTGGCCGGTTGGGAGGGGCTGGAGTGAGCAATACGAAACGATGGCCTTGGCTATGGTATGACTGCTGTTCTCCTCAATGGCCTTCAGGGCAGCCATGATAAGGGGCGTGGGAACCACGAACTCTCCCTTCTCGCCATCTAGAAATTTGGAGTTTGTAATCTTGGGCTCCCCACCCATTGTCAAGGTGCCAGTCTTGTCGAACACGACACAATCGATCCGACTAGCCGTCTCAAATGCGAGGCCACCACCCTTGGCAAGAATACCATACCTGGCTGCGAGACCAGCGCCTACAAAGATGGCGGTTGGGGCCGCAAGCGCCAGGCCGCAGGGGCACGCAACAACAAAGACTGATATGGCAAACTGAAGGGAGAATGAAACCCATCCGCCGGACGTTACATCCAAAAAGTGCCCTGGGATCACGCCCGAAAGACCAACCGAGAGCCACACCAACCAGGTGACAACAGCCACAAGAGTGATGCACGGCACAAAGTACGTGGTCAGGATGTCGGCAAACTGCTCCATCGGCGCTCGTTTAGTCTGGCCCTCGCGTACGATGCGGACAATCTGATCCAGCATGGAGTTGCCAGATACGCCCGTTATGCGTATCACCACAGGTCCAGCTTTGTTGACTGTGCCGGCATAGACCTCCTCGCCTGGTCCCTTCTTGATCGGTCGTGACTCTCCTGTTAGACTCGACTCATCAAAGCTGGTAGCGCCTTGTACAATGATTCCGTCGGCTGGCGGTGATGTGCCGTGTGGGATTCGGACGAGGTCTCCGAAATCCAGAAGCTCCGTTTTGACGACAATGTCCTCGGTGTGTCTTTGGCCATGCATGTCTGTACTCTGCTCGACGAGGATGGCAGTGGTCGGTCTCAATTTGGCAAGGGCCTCAACGGCATCGCCAGTCTTGGATTTGCTGTAGGACTCAATGAGCCGGCCGAGCAACAAGAAGAAAGTCAGGAAAACGACGGCGTCAAAGTAGAAATTGGCATCGTTGATTTCCTTGGGCCTGTAGACTGCAGCCGCAATCAGCTGGCTCGTGGAGCTGACGTAGGCAATAGTGGTGCCCAGAGACATCAGTGTGTTCATGCTCCCGAACCGGTAGAAGCGTTGGAGAATTGGTGTCCGGGATTCAGGCTTCCAGAGGGTCCAGATCTCCTTGAACGCTCGCAAGTGAAACATGTCGGCGGCGAAGAAGTAGACCGGGGTCGCCAGGATGAACAGTGCTATTTGAAGTCGACTGATACCCGCAACCCAGGGCATCATCAGATGGTGCTTTTCCACATTGCTGTCTGGCAAAAGGGTCATGTAGACGATACCCAGTACGAATGTTGGAATGCAAAGTATCCCGGTAAATATGACCCTGTAAAAGATTTGTCTTAGATGCTTTCTTTGGATCTCCTTGGATCGCTCTTCGAGTGTCGGCGGGTGGTATATAGAAGCTTTGAATGCCGGGTCGCTAGCCTCGATCGAGGCAAGAATTCGACGTATCGTAAAGTCAGGAGAACTTGGTACGTATGTAACCTTCATGATGGGATGTTGATGTGTCGGCTC
Proteins encoded in this region:
- a CDS encoding copper-transporting ATPase 1; this encodes MAPSDTRQSRPPTEPAITSFLLGNLHCPTCVSAIKEVLHASCRDKIRWVSPNIVTAVVTVEHDLDAPISTMAAELSRAGFEICGVTTSAGDRTTQEAHLDAEAATAAVNICSKETTSSRHKGKQPAASSWLRSPLFGSRPSHIDAHLKNCEECRGKGADFAARPDPLPSAQETTRNLGVVIRPPAPSRARSNNGESSSSSASSSASSSPPIMSIESFASPNLEDAPIWRATVAIGGMTCAACSNAITKELSKRDWISNIAVNLITNSATVDFADRSKADKIVDEIEDLGYDAAIDTITNLKEEKTEQEERTVEISVDGMYCDHCPRRTIQNLETFGLRYNLRVDREPTHQHPIMKVTYVPSSPDFTIRRILASIEASDPAFKASIYHPPTLEERSKEIQRKHLRQIFYRVIFTGILCIPTFVLGIVYMTLLPDSNVEKHHLMMPWVAGISRLQIALFILATPVYFFAADMFHLRAFKEIWTLWKPESRTPILQRFYRFGSMNTLMSLGTTIAYVSSTSQLIAAAVYRPKEINDANFYFDAVVFLTFFLLLGRLIESYSKSKTGDAVEALAKLRPTTAILVEQSTDMHGQRHTEDIVVKTELLDFGDLVRIPHGTSPPADGIIVQGATSFDESSLTGESRPIKKGPGEEVYAGTVNKAGPVVIRITGVSGNSMLDQIVRIVREGQTKRAPMEQFADILTTYFVPCITLVAVVTWLVWLSVGLSGVIPGHFLDVTSGGWVSFSLQFAISVFVVACPCGLALAAPTAIFVGAGLAARYGILAKGGGLAFETASRIDCVVFDKTGTLTMGGEPKITNSKFLDGEKGEFVVPTPLIMAALKAIEENSSHTIAKAIVSYCSLQPLPTGQVEDLQEIPGKGMRAVFTPNDGSAAFEMIVGNKALMEQFSATVPLSLDATLARWTAGANSIALAAVKPILDKQIVDPESIAESTYSIRGALAISDPIRPESAAVIAALQSRGIQVYMLSGDNAATARAVGNRLGIDVEHVLAEVLPAQKADRIKYLQSTLKAQIGHKKESTTRRAIVAMVGDGVNDAPALAQADVGVAIGSGSDVAISSAGFVLVKSDLRNVLTLLELSKAVFRRIKLNFGWALFYNVLAVPVAAGVLYPVVGPGGQHVRLDPVWAALAMALSSISVVMSSLLLRSRLWIFGFRPSMVEVAEAERQEEERAGDDASSDRVVVISSEINDDKI